The proteins below come from a single Mesobacillus jeotgali genomic window:
- the accD gene encoding acetyl-CoA carboxylase, carboxyltransferase subunit beta codes for MLKELFTKTKKKKYATIPSEAAKQDVPEGIMTKCPNCKKIMYTKELNKNCKVCFQCGYHHQMNSAERIDSFLDAGSFRELNREMVSGNPLGFPGYEEKLEKDQDKTGLNEAVVTGVGSVGGFDVAIAIMDATFRMGSMGSVVGEKITRAIEKADELSIPFIIFTASGGARMQEGVLSLMQMAKTSVALKRFSDNGGLIISIMTHPTTGGVSASFASLGDYNLAEPGALIGFAGRRIIEQTIREELPEDFQTSEFLLKHGQLDAVIPRTELKEKIAGILEIHQPGGTFEWQEN; via the coding sequence TTGCTTAAGGAGCTTTTTACGAAAACGAAAAAGAAAAAGTACGCGACAATTCCTTCTGAAGCAGCGAAACAGGATGTTCCTGAAGGAATCATGACGAAATGTCCGAACTGCAAGAAAATCATGTATACAAAAGAGCTGAATAAAAATTGTAAGGTGTGTTTCCAATGCGGTTACCATCATCAGATGAATTCAGCGGAACGAATTGATAGCTTCCTGGATGCAGGAAGTTTTAGGGAATTGAACCGCGAGATGGTTTCAGGCAATCCTTTGGGCTTCCCTGGATATGAGGAAAAGCTAGAAAAGGACCAGGATAAGACAGGCTTAAATGAAGCTGTTGTTACTGGGGTAGGCAGTGTTGGCGGATTTGATGTCGCGATTGCGATTATGGATGCGACCTTCAGGATGGGAAGCATGGGTTCTGTGGTAGGCGAAAAGATTACGAGGGCAATTGAAAAAGCCGATGAATTATCCATTCCATTCATCATTTTTACCGCATCGGGCGGAGCGAGGATGCAAGAAGGTGTTCTCAGCTTGATGCAAATGGCCAAAACAAGTGTCGCATTGAAAAGGTTCAGTGATAATGGCGGGTTGATCATTTCGATCATGACTCACCCGACAACAGGAGGAGTCTCTGCGAGCTTTGCTTCATTGGGGGATTACAATCTCGCAGAACCAGGAGCTTTGATTGGATTCGCAGGACGAAGAATCATTGAACAGACAATCCGTGAAGAACTTCCAGAAGACTTCCAGACATCGGAATTCTTGCTTAAGCACGGTCAGCTAGATGCTGTGATTCCGAGAACAGAACTGAAGGAGAAAATTGCGGGAATACTTGAAATCCATCAGCCAGGAGGGACATTCGAATGGCAGGAGAACTAG
- a CDS encoding GntR family transcriptional regulator, whose protein sequence is MINKDGLKPGDKIPSERELSERLNAGRSSVREALRALELLGLIETRRGEGTFIRDFRGNQLVQLLSTFILQDEKAKNDVVETKNMIEVDCLYLASEKIQEDEIRRLKVWIDDHNFEDEEFFRKIAELADNHLFYRIWYILNDYYNALQLKASPAEKQDYHKLADSLESKKGDLILERYRMLRKMSTE, encoded by the coding sequence ATGATTAATAAAGACGGCTTAAAGCCAGGGGATAAAATTCCATCCGAACGTGAACTTTCAGAGCGCCTGAATGCCGGGCGCTCCTCCGTTCGCGAGGCATTACGCGCCCTTGAGCTTCTCGGCTTGATTGAGACGAGAAGGGGAGAAGGAACATTCATCAGGGACTTCCGCGGCAACCAGCTTGTCCAATTATTAAGCACCTTTATCCTGCAGGATGAAAAAGCAAAAAATGATGTTGTCGAAACGAAAAATATGATTGAGGTCGATTGTCTGTACCTGGCATCCGAAAAGATACAGGAAGACGAAATCAGAAGATTAAAGGTCTGGATAGATGACCATAATTTTGAGGACGAGGAATTTTTCAGGAAAATTGCCGAACTTGCCGACAATCATCTTTTTTATCGAATTTGGTATATACTGAATGATTATTATAATGCTCTTCAGCTTAAAGCATCACCAGCTGAAAAACAAGACTATCACAAACTGGCAGACTCACTTGAATCAAAAAAAGGAGATCTGATCCTGGAAAGGTATCGCATGTTGCGGAAAATGTCGACGGAATGA
- a CDS encoding NADP-dependent malic enzyme, which translates to MTLREEALHMHRVNKGKLESKSKVPVRNARDLSLAYSPGVAEPCKEIYDKPETVFDYTMKGNMVAVVSDGTAVLGLGNIGPEAALPVMEGKAVLFKSFAGVDAFPICLNTTDVDKIVETVKLLEPTFGGVNLEDIAAPNCFAIEERLKKETNIPVFHDDQHGTAIVTVAGLVNALKIVGKKMNEIKVVANGAGAAGIAIIKLLYSYGVRDIIMCDTKGAIYEGRPNGMNAIKDEVAKFTNRDNVEGSLADAIKGADVFIGVSVAGALTSEMVQTMNNDPVIFAMANPVPEIMPDEAKAAGAAVIGTGRSDFPNQVNNVLAFPGIFRGALDARATHINEKMKVAAVNAIASLIEESELSSDYVIPGPFDPRVAPAVAAAVANAAMETGVARIKVDPEEVKERTMRLALIGKGE; encoded by the coding sequence TTGACTTTACGTGAAGAAGCTTTGCACATGCACCGTGTAAACAAAGGGAAATTAGAGTCAAAATCAAAAGTGCCTGTAAGGAATGCAAGGGACTTAAGCCTTGCTTATTCGCCAGGGGTGGCGGAGCCTTGCAAGGAAATATATGATAAGCCGGAAACTGTTTTTGATTATACAATGAAGGGCAATATGGTAGCCGTTGTTTCTGATGGCACAGCTGTATTGGGCCTGGGGAATATCGGTCCTGAAGCGGCACTTCCAGTAATGGAAGGAAAAGCTGTTCTTTTTAAGAGCTTTGCCGGAGTCGATGCCTTTCCTATTTGTTTGAATACAACAGATGTTGATAAGATTGTCGAGACTGTAAAGCTGCTTGAGCCGACTTTTGGCGGAGTCAACCTGGAGGACATCGCAGCTCCAAATTGTTTCGCTATAGAAGAACGCTTGAAAAAAGAAACGAATATTCCGGTATTCCATGATGATCAGCACGGAACTGCGATTGTCACAGTGGCTGGTCTCGTAAATGCCTTGAAAATTGTCGGCAAAAAAATGAATGAAATTAAAGTGGTCGCGAACGGAGCAGGAGCAGCTGGAATTGCGATCATTAAGCTTCTCTATTCTTACGGAGTCAGGGACATCATCATGTGCGATACAAAGGGTGCGATCTATGAGGGCCGCCCTAACGGCATGAATGCGATCAAGGACGAAGTGGCTAAATTCACGAACCGAGACAATGTGGAAGGATCACTTGCGGATGCGATTAAAGGAGCAGATGTATTCATCGGAGTTTCTGTCGCTGGAGCACTGACTTCTGAAATGGTCCAGACGATGAATAATGATCCTGTTATTTTTGCGATGGCAAATCCGGTGCCGGAAATCATGCCTGATGAAGCCAAGGCAGCTGGAGCGGCAGTCATAGGTACAGGCCGATCCGACTTCCCTAACCAGGTGAATAATGTTCTTGCATTCCCGGGGATCTTCCGCGGAGCATTGGATGCCAGGGCTACCCATATCAATGAAAAGATGAAGGTAGCTGCTGTTAATGCAATCGCCAGCTTGATTGAGGAATCCGAGCTTTCAAGCGATTACGTCATTCCTGGCCCGTTTGACCCGCGTGTGGCACCTGCTGTTGCAGCGGCTGTTGCAAATGCGGCGATGGAAACCGGTGTCGCACGTATTAAAGTGGATCCGGAAGAAGTTAAAGAGCGCACCATGCGCCTTGCATTGATTGGAAAAGGTGAGTGA
- the dnaE gene encoding DNA polymerase III subunit alpha has protein sequence MPFIHLHVYSAYSLLTSTATVEQLVRDARAKGFSALALTDRNVMYGTVAFYKECLKNSIKPLLGLTVDVVSQTLEHESFPLVLLAKNNQGFQNLIKISSAVQTKSPEGIPVKWLKHYASGLIALTPGTQGEIEYYLTNGEKENALKTLDLYKQIFGRDQFYLAIQDQGLPGQRELVEQMARLGKETNTPLAASNQVHYLEKEDSFAQECLLAIRNGEKLQDDAREKLGSSEFYLKPAKEMCELFSEYPEALENTLKIAEDCNVMLDFETRHLPKFPVAPGKNADEMLEELCFKGLEERYGNPSQQHKDRLKYEMSVIKKMNFSDYFLIVWDFIKYSRERGILIGPGRGSAAGSIVSYVLYITDADPIEHNLLFERFLNPERISMPDIDIDFPDNRRDEVIEYVAAKYGELHVAQIATFGTLAAKAAVRDVGRVFGLNAKELERLSRLVPSRLGITLKDAVEESAGLRSFIEESSKNKRILETAMKLEGLPRHTSTHAAGVVISEQPLTNVVPIQSGQSKVFLTQYSMDHLEELGLLKMDFLGLRNLTLIDSILQSIKQKTRRELDIHDIPPEDKLTFEMLGRGETTGIFQLESEGMRKVLTRLEPTRFEDIVAVNALYRPGPMENIPLFIDRKHGRQPIDYYHKDLEPILRDTYGVIVYQEQIMQIASQLAGFSLGEADLLRRAVSKKKKEVLAQEREHFVNGSLKKGYDTQTANLIYDLIVRFANYGFNRSHAVAYSMIAYQLAYLKAHYPLYFMAALLTSAIGNDVKIAQYARELQQMGIKLLPPSINKSAFSFQPEGDAVRYSLAGIKGVGIASLKEIFQARRNQPFKDIFDFCIRVPQKAATRKVLEALIYSGAFDEFGQDRAVLLASVDVAIEHAQLVAPDDSGQIDMFAEAEFSLKPKYTEVDPMRIEDKLSLEKEVLGVYLSKHPASIYEKEFKAAGVKRIASKSPGSKVRLGVYITEDKKIRTKKGEAMAFLTISDASGETDAVVFPGVYKQYGNVLGQGKMALLEGKFDEREGKSQFIVNQVLELEREAKKEPVLYLRIAKGTDSAKKVKELKALLKKHPGDVQVIVYNEETEKSLLLPGEYSVNTERGSMEDLRTVLGDNNVVLKN, from the coding sequence ATGCCATTTATTCACCTTCATGTCTATAGTGCATACAGCCTGCTCACGAGTACGGCGACAGTAGAGCAGCTAGTCCGCGATGCCAGGGCAAAAGGATTTTCCGCACTCGCACTGACGGACCGCAATGTAATGTACGGAACAGTAGCGTTTTACAAAGAATGCCTGAAGAACTCGATCAAACCTTTGCTGGGCCTGACGGTTGACGTTGTCAGCCAGACTTTGGAACATGAGTCTTTTCCGCTTGTGCTGCTCGCGAAAAACAACCAGGGGTTCCAGAACCTGATCAAGATTTCAAGTGCTGTACAGACAAAATCTCCAGAGGGAATACCGGTGAAATGGCTGAAGCATTACGCTTCTGGACTTATTGCACTTACTCCGGGAACCCAGGGAGAAATAGAATATTACTTAACGAACGGTGAAAAAGAGAACGCGCTAAAGACGCTGGATTTATATAAACAGATATTCGGCAGGGATCAATTTTACCTAGCCATTCAGGACCAAGGCCTACCAGGACAAAGGGAGCTGGTTGAACAGATGGCAAGACTGGGGAAAGAAACCAACACTCCACTGGCTGCTTCCAACCAGGTGCATTATCTGGAAAAAGAAGATTCATTTGCCCAGGAGTGCCTGCTGGCGATTAGAAATGGGGAGAAGCTCCAGGATGATGCCCGTGAAAAGCTGGGCAGCAGTGAGTTTTACCTAAAGCCGGCAAAAGAAATGTGCGAGCTGTTCTCGGAGTATCCAGAAGCATTGGAAAATACCCTGAAAATAGCAGAGGACTGCAATGTCATGCTTGATTTTGAAACAAGGCATCTGCCAAAGTTCCCGGTGGCTCCGGGAAAAAATGCTGATGAGATGCTCGAGGAACTATGTTTTAAGGGACTAGAAGAGCGATACGGAAATCCGTCACAACAACACAAAGACAGGCTGAAATATGAAATGTCAGTCATTAAGAAAATGAACTTTAGCGATTACTTCCTGATTGTCTGGGATTTCATAAAATACTCACGGGAAAGAGGCATCCTCATCGGACCGGGACGTGGTTCCGCGGCTGGTTCAATCGTTTCATATGTATTGTACATAACGGATGCCGACCCGATTGAACATAATCTTCTCTTTGAAAGGTTCTTGAATCCAGAACGTATTTCAATGCCTGATATCGATATCGACTTCCCTGATAACCGCAGGGATGAAGTTATTGAATATGTCGCGGCAAAATACGGGGAGCTTCATGTTGCACAGATTGCAACGTTTGGAACACTTGCTGCAAAAGCAGCGGTAAGGGACGTTGGCCGCGTATTCGGCTTGAACGCGAAAGAGCTCGAACGTCTATCAAGGCTTGTACCATCGAGGCTTGGCATTACCCTGAAAGATGCAGTCGAGGAGTCTGCCGGGTTAAGGAGTTTTATCGAAGAATCGTCCAAGAATAAGAGAATCCTTGAAACGGCAATGAAGCTCGAAGGCTTGCCCCGGCATACGTCCACACATGCTGCGGGTGTCGTGATCAGTGAACAGCCGCTTACAAATGTCGTGCCGATCCAGTCCGGCCAGTCGAAAGTGTTCCTTACCCAATATTCAATGGATCACCTTGAAGAATTAGGCTTGTTGAAGATGGACTTCCTCGGCTTAAGGAACCTGACCTTGATCGATTCAATCCTTCAGTCCATCAAGCAAAAGACAAGGCGTGAGCTGGACATTCACGATATCCCGCCTGAAGATAAGCTAACCTTCGAAATGCTTGGAAGGGGAGAAACGACAGGTATTTTCCAGCTGGAATCTGAAGGGATGAGGAAGGTGCTGACAAGGCTTGAACCAACGAGGTTTGAAGATATAGTCGCAGTCAATGCCCTGTATCGTCCAGGCCCTATGGAAAATATCCCGTTGTTCATTGACCGCAAGCACGGAAGGCAGCCTATTGACTATTACCATAAGGACCTCGAACCCATTCTCCGGGACACTTACGGGGTCATCGTTTACCAGGAGCAAATCATGCAGATTGCCTCACAGCTAGCCGGATTTTCCCTGGGAGAAGCGGACTTGCTGAGGAGAGCAGTTTCAAAAAAGAAGAAGGAAGTTCTTGCCCAGGAACGTGAACATTTTGTGAATGGTTCTTTAAAGAAAGGATATGACACGCAAACAGCGAATCTTATCTATGATTTGATCGTCCGATTTGCTAATTATGGCTTTAACCGAAGCCATGCAGTCGCATATAGCATGATTGCCTACCAGCTGGCGTACCTCAAAGCTCATTATCCGCTTTATTTTATGGCGGCGCTGCTGACGTCGGCAATCGGCAATGATGTTAAAATCGCACAATATGCAAGAGAGCTGCAGCAAATGGGGATCAAACTTCTTCCTCCTTCCATCAACAAAAGTGCCTTCAGCTTCCAGCCAGAAGGGGATGCAGTCCGCTACAGCCTCGCCGGAATAAAAGGAGTAGGAATCGCCTCACTGAAGGAAATATTCCAGGCTAGACGAAACCAGCCTTTTAAGGATATATTCGATTTTTGCATTCGTGTGCCCCAAAAGGCTGCTACAAGAAAAGTGCTCGAAGCACTGATTTATTCAGGCGCATTCGATGAATTCGGCCAGGACCGCGCCGTCCTTTTAGCAAGTGTTGATGTTGCGATTGAACATGCACAGCTTGTGGCTCCTGATGACTCCGGCCAGATTGATATGTTCGCAGAAGCAGAGTTTTCCCTGAAGCCAAAGTATACCGAGGTCGATCCGATGCGGATCGAAGATAAACTCAGCCTGGAAAAGGAAGTACTAGGAGTGTATTTGTCGAAGCACCCTGCATCCATTTATGAAAAAGAATTCAAGGCGGCCGGTGTCAAAAGGATTGCCTCGAAATCTCCTGGAAGCAAAGTCAGGCTTGGCGTTTATATCACCGAGGATAAGAAAATCCGGACGAAAAAAGGCGAAGCAATGGCTTTCCTTACCATTAGCGATGCAAGCGGGGAAACAGATGCTGTCGTATTCCCAGGAGTATATAAGCAATATGGAAATGTTTTAGGCCAGGGGAAAATGGCGCTGCTCGAAGGCAAATTCGATGAACGGGAAGGAAAGAGCCAATTTATCGTGAACCAGGTTCTTGAGCTTGAAAGGGAAGCGAAAAAAGAACCAGTTTTATATTTGCGGATCGCTAAAGGGACGGACAGTGCCAAAAAGGTGAAAGAACTCAAAGCTTTATTGAAAAAACATCCAGGTGATGTGCAGGTAATTGTGTATAACGAAGAAACCGAAAAATCGCTGCTGCTGCCTGGCGAGTACAGCGTGAACACAGAACGAGGAAGTATGGAAGACTTAAGAACGGTATTGGGTGATAATAACGTTGTCCTGAAAAATTAG